The Burkholderia mayonis genome window below encodes:
- a CDS encoding cell division protein ZapA, whose product MSAKQIEVSILGQAYRLACSPETEAALLEAVARVDAEMSKIRANSSVRGTDRIAVMAALSLASELLRLQQSVRHGEAFPAEEIRRTMRQMNEQLGAVLAQHEVQ is encoded by the coding sequence ATGAGCGCCAAGCAGATCGAAGTATCGATTCTCGGCCAGGCGTATCGTCTCGCCTGCTCGCCCGAAACCGAAGCGGCGCTCCTCGAAGCGGTCGCGCGCGTCGACGCGGAAATGTCGAAGATCCGAGCGAACAGCTCGGTGCGCGGCACCGATCGCATCGCCGTGATGGCGGCGCTGTCGCTCGCGTCGGAATTGCTGAGGCTGCAACAGAGCGTGCGTCACGGAGAAGCGTTCCCTGCGGAAGAAATCCGGCGTACAATGCGCCAAATGAATGAACAGCTCGGTGCAGTGCTCGCACAGCACGAGGTGCAGTAA
- a CDS encoding TonB-dependent receptor domain-containing protein yields MRTPLARAALAALSGLPCVALAQGDASVSSSSSFSPASSVLPAPSAASASSASSASALAAQLAPIVVTAQRGPQTLADAIPQTTLFDAQDIADSGATDLPGLLALAPGAQIVRNGGPGASASLFLRGAQPTQSLVLIDGVRVDSASLGQAQISQLPLDQIERVEVVNGNVSSLYGSGAIGGVVQVFTKRGGNHPPRFDFSASYGSYHTQTQSAGVSGRLDQDGKTTFSVSLARFKTDGFSSLDPALKPQANPNANGYLNESASASLRHAFSDKWDAGVTYFQANGKNSFDDAFGAPTDLNDLYSRVQQMSAFANGQLTGWWTTRVNVSSGKDRSQSALNGAYTDHFDTDNRQYSWQNDFTIARGHKIQAGYERLDQSFESNVFAAPERHVNSGWLGYTGRIGDSQFQANVRRDHYSDFGGANSYYLGYGLDVTERWKVSASYSSAFRAPSFNDLYYPNAGNPSIRPERSHSIEAAVQYASDAVGVVRVTAFQTRYTNLIDYRPAASGPYYVAQNVGRAKVQGVEGSWQGHVGKTAVRVAATLQNPIDETAGEDLTRRARRFASVSANRSFGGWRVGGEWFVSGPRDDYGNRLGGYGIVNLSARYDITKSWYVSARIDNLFDKDYELAYAYNTPRRGAYVTLGWQQR; encoded by the coding sequence ATGCGAACCCCTCTCGCCCGCGCAGCGCTCGCCGCTCTGTCCGGGTTGCCGTGCGTCGCGCTTGCGCAAGGCGACGCGTCCGTTTCGTCATCGTCATCGTTTTCGCCCGCTTCTTCAGTCTTGCCTGCGCCGTCCGCAGCTTCCGCGTCTTCTGCTTCTTCGGCATCTGCTTTGGCCGCGCAGCTCGCGCCGATCGTCGTCACCGCGCAGCGCGGGCCGCAGACGCTCGCCGACGCGATCCCGCAAACGACGCTCTTCGATGCGCAGGACATCGCCGACAGCGGCGCGACCGATCTGCCCGGCCTGCTCGCGCTCGCGCCCGGCGCACAGATCGTGCGCAACGGCGGGCCGGGCGCAAGCGCAAGCCTCTTTCTGCGCGGCGCACAGCCGACGCAATCGCTCGTGCTTATCGACGGCGTGCGTGTCGATTCGGCGAGTCTCGGGCAGGCGCAGATCAGTCAGCTTCCGCTCGACCAGATCGAGCGCGTCGAAGTGGTGAACGGCAATGTGTCGTCGCTGTATGGGTCCGGCGCCATCGGCGGCGTCGTGCAGGTGTTCACGAAGCGCGGCGGCAATCATCCGCCGCGCTTCGATTTCTCGGCGAGCTACGGCAGCTATCACACGCAGACGCAGAGCGCAGGCGTGTCGGGCCGGCTCGACCAGGACGGAAAGACGACGTTCAGCGTGTCGCTCGCGCGCTTCAAGACCGACGGATTCTCGTCGCTCGATCCCGCGCTCAAGCCGCAAGCGAATCCGAACGCGAACGGCTATCTGAACGAGAGCGCGTCCGCTTCGCTCAGGCACGCGTTCAGCGACAAGTGGGATGCGGGCGTCACGTACTTCCAGGCGAACGGCAAGAACAGCTTCGACGACGCATTTGGCGCGCCGACCGATCTGAACGATCTGTACAGCCGGGTCCAGCAGATGTCCGCGTTCGCGAACGGCCAGCTCACCGGCTGGTGGACGACGCGCGTGAACGTGTCGAGCGGCAAGGACCGCAGCCAGTCGGCGCTGAACGGCGCGTACACCGACCACTTCGACACCGACAACCGCCAGTACTCGTGGCAGAACGATTTCACGATTGCGCGCGGCCACAAGATCCAGGCGGGCTACGAGCGGCTCGACCAGTCGTTCGAATCGAACGTGTTCGCCGCACCCGAGCGCCACGTGAATTCCGGCTGGCTCGGCTACACCGGACGCATCGGCGACAGCCAGTTCCAGGCGAACGTGCGCCGCGACCACTACTCCGATTTCGGCGGCGCGAACAGCTACTATCTCGGCTACGGGCTCGACGTCACCGAGCGTTGGAAGGTGTCCGCGAGCTATTCGAGCGCGTTTCGCGCGCCGAGCTTCAACGATCTGTACTATCCGAACGCAGGCAATCCGTCGATCCGGCCCGAGCGCAGCCATTCGATCGAGGCGGCCGTGCAGTATGCGTCGGATGCGGTGGGCGTCGTGCGCGTTACTGCGTTTCAGACGCGCTACACGAACCTGATCGACTATCGTCCCGCCGCGAGCGGGCCCTACTATGTCGCGCAGAACGTCGGCCGCGCGAAAGTGCAGGGCGTCGAGGGTTCTTGGCAGGGGCATGTCGGCAAGACGGCCGTGCGGGTCGCGGCGACGCTGCAGAACCCGATCGACGAAACCGCCGGCGAGGATCTGACCCGGCGCGCGCGGCGCTTCGCGTCGGTCTCGGCGAATCGCTCGTTCGGCGGCTGGCGCGTCGGCGGCGAATGGTTCGTGAGCGGACCGCGCGACGATTACGGCAACCGCCTCGGCGGATACGGGATCGTCAATCTGTCAGCGCGCTACGACATCACGAAGTCGTGGTACGTGAGCGCGCGCATCGACAACCTGTTCGACAAGGACTACGAGCTTGCATATGCGTACAACACGCCGCGCCGCGGCGCCTACGTCACGCTCGGCTGGCAGCAGCGCTGA